ATGTGGTTTAAAAATTCATTGCTTCATCTTTCAAAAAAAGCTCTACTACACCTTTTTCGCCATAAAATTCACATATCTTTCGAAGGAGAGTTTAATTAACACTAACAAATTCTAGCTtctcatttataaattttcaagcTCTTTTATGTCTAATTCCAATTCCTGGACGAACCATACGGGCCTTAATGCCAAAAGCAAATCACAAACTCATCACTGGAACTTAGAAGAAATCAAGTTTTTCTCAAGAAGGCGTAGAACATTTAAAGCTAGTTATGGCTACTTCTGTGAGAGTTACTTTACCAgtccatatattatatatttgttctgcgttatataatattatttgttcaTCATCTATAGTCTACTCGTTAGAAACCGTAAATTATTTGTCAAAGGTTTCAAGAAAATCTCATCTACCAAaactaagaaaagaaaacagtaTGAAATCAAAGGCTCACACCAAGAAACTAACTAAACAACATTCACATTTGGTTCCGATAATATGAATAATGAACCAATGGTCTATTGGGTAAGGCACTGCCTTTATTatactaatttattttgtaaaacagtaaacaaatgaagatgaagatagtGATACAAACCACGtgtaatcaaatattaaaatgaaaggGAAATGCTAAGCTATGTATATGTTCTTCATCAAGAAGATAGCTAATCAAAGAATTGCTTTATGTAACCACACAAAAAAGATTATTACTACTCAAAATTTTCGACCAAAGCTTTTATTCACCTTTGATCATCAAAGACAAAGCCAAGTGGGACCAAGACTAGAAGACTCTTTTAACTCTCTACTGGTTTTGTCGACTTCTGCCCAACCGGTAAATCATCGATCCAGTCTCCATAGATTCGATTAATCTTCTTGGAGTCGCTCCACTTGAGCAAACACTTCTTTCGCCGCCCTTCATCGTTAAGACCAGAAGAGTCTGCTGTCACTTGTGCAATTGGTTTCATTGCAAACGGTTCGTTTGCAGGCACCACCGTTTGTTTACTCACAGACGCTGCTGCTACTGCGTTCATAGCTTCTCCTTCAACTCTTCCAACAGAGTGTTGCAGCAGCTCTGCAATCAGAAACACAAGAATCATCAAAAGGACTATCAAAAGGGATGGTATTAGCAACGATTATAATAACGTACCTGCTTGGCCATGAGCAAAGTGACAGTTATCACCAAAAGGACACTGACCCTTCTCAAACTTCCCACATAGCCTAGTCTTCCAAAACACAGTCTtgacaccaccaccaccaccattgaTCATAGGTGCAGCAGGTACAGGGATGCCTCCTTGTCTATTCACTTCAACTTGATGAGAAGCTGCAACACCATTCTCAACAGACATTGGATCAACAACACTTATAGCCAAACTCTCCCTCAGCTTCCCGTTCTCCTCACGGAACTTAGAAAGATCCTCGTGGATGAAATTGCACCTGTCCCCATAAGGACACTCCTCACCGAAACAAAACTTCCTGCAGAGCTTCATCCTCAAGATAATCTTCTGATCATCTTCCCAGTTACTATCCCCAGCGGAGGAAACCGAAGAAAGTCTCTCCCTTTCCCTCTCCCTTTCCCTATCCTTCTCCCTGTCCTGCACAGGAGGCCCAACAATCTCCTGCCAGTTAGATGGAGGTTGTCTCAAATCCTCCATCCCGTGAGCAAAGTTGCAAAGCTCTCCGTTCCTACAAGCCCCTGACTTGAACTTGACACACATCCTCGTCTTGTAGAAGATGTTGGCAGTCCCTTTGTTcataggaggaggaggaggagggtttGAAGATGGAACCATCCCCCAAGAAGTGTTGTTGTTATCATCAGCAGCAAGTCTTGGCCTTTTTAACTGTGGCATTGTCTGTGATTCAGACAGCTCGTTGTTCGTTGAATCAACCATCTGGGTTTGGTTCCAAACAACATAAGGACGAGAATCTGAGTAACTCGAATCCATTACTGTCAAAACACAACAATCGAATTCTATGATTACAAAACAAAGTCTTCAACTTTCGATTATGAAACTATAAATGCTTGAAGCTGTGATACACAAATAACACGATTTAGTGGATCAGAGGAAGGGAGAGAGCAATACCAGGAGGATCGAACGATGGCGGCGGCGGCAGATTTGAGAGACGAAAGGCGTGTTAGGGTTTTTGAACATCTGATTGGTATATATACCTTTACTTGATTTAGTAATTACTTGGTGGtggtaattttgtaaaaaaaacaaatctgacATATGTGAAAGGCATTTCTCATCATTATCTAATTACGTTTTTTGTAAGAACAAATCCGATTTTTGAAAAGACATTTTGTCTGACATTATTTCAAGTATATGTATTATGCATATATGTTAAATGATCTTATCAGACCTTATAGTAAATGTATATTTCATACTATTGAATGTCTGTTAAgaattttttatagataaatatttttttttgttttgtttttatggtTTGTTTAGCCTTTGCATTTGTGTTTATGGTTGGTCCTGTTTTGTGTTTATGGTTGGTTTAGCATTAACATTTTTTCACTAAAACATTGAGTACATTACCAATAATGATAGAATCTTAAGTTTTTATTTGAAACAGAAATGAGGTTTTATTTGAAACAGAAATGAGGATTCAAAATGCAGcatgaaacataaataaaacagCCACAAAACACATCAAAGCTTAGACGAGAGCATGGCTGCTCGGAACTTTTTAGATTCCTGCTCGTCTAGATTCATCTCTTTGGGATAACAGTCCATTAAAACAACAATTGCCTCGTTAATCTTCTCCTTGAGGGCTTCTGGTGATTCTAAGCACCGAAAGATTTCGGCTTGAGGTAGTTCAAGAAGCATTCCTGTGATTTTTGGTGCAAACAATGGCACGAGTAATTCCACCAAAGGGTAGAGCGACTCACCAAtcatctacaaaaaaaaaaagattagagtAAGAGAAAAGGATAAGCAAACtggtttttcaaaattaaccatcactagatctcgacccgcacaaccgtgcgggtattattttcatttttatatgtaaatatatttatttagatcattagtagtatatatttttaattttaatcatatatttaaatatttacaaagctatttcaaatacaaaatgTATAGTTTGCATGTTGTAAATAATCAACTGTTAAACCGTCGTACGTATTtgttgcttcttattatatatttagtttattgtattttcatttagttattaaacatattaatatgtgcatgaaaaatatttgacaattattttttatttaattgatgttaaatttttaccTGTTTTTCAAAGTTGACTTTCTTTTTAGcagtattttctatgtttattcatttttacacaatatattattatatctacaaaaatgaaagatatgttaatttttatacatgtagtaTACAGTCTGCTAATGTTAAGCCGCTCtgtcataatattttttaacataaatatgttctatttatgaaaataaaatttaaaatttatcaatttaatataattttatcatattaagttccatatgataaaaaaaaattaacatgattgattgtgattatataatagataaaaataagatataatatttttatttttcattttataaaaacaaatgaatatattaatgtataataatatttcaaaactaattacggaattagttgaaatatttacatataatttgaaaattaagatattgttaagatctttttaaaatatttttcgaaattttaaaaaacaaatatatatatatatatatatatattttaaataaaaagatatcaaaagatattatgattaaagtagttaaaaaattaataatgattaaaaatgtaGTGTGACAAAGTCTAGTAGGtagtccatttttaaaaaaatcacacatgaattagaagtcatgacttctattttaatataatagatataaatagaaaatcaaTTTTACAATTCGTTGTTCACTGggagtttttttttcaagtgCTTCAGTCAAAACAGCTGAAAGAAATCTCTTGTGAAGAGCAGCAGCACGGGCTAAGGTATCATTAATACTGTAAACAGAAACAGGAGGAGACATGACTTGAGCAGTGGAGATGGTAGAATACTGAGCAGACCGAAATGTGATTTAGGATTACCGACTAAGGGCTTACTCTGATATATAGTAAAAACAGTTTGCCAATTTGAGTAAGTAAgaacaaattttttataattggaattgaatatatattttggacCGTGTGGAAAAcacgcgctatacaaaaaaggCGAATAACATTTTCTACCACATATGTTTTGTTGAATATGACTTAGTTTGAATAATAGAAtttattaaatagttaataaatattttattttggtataaaattatattcaagACTTTAAAATATCTAACGATATCTCTAAAAGATTTACTCAAGTTT
This genomic interval from Raphanus sativus cultivar WK10039 unplaced genomic scaffold, ASM80110v3 Scaffold0852, whole genome shotgun sequence contains the following:
- the LOC130503191 gene encoding zinc finger CCCH domain-containing protein 39-like, translating into MDSSYSDSRPYVVWNQTQMVDSTNNELSESQTMPQLKRPRLAADDNNNTSWGMVPSSNPPPPPPMNKGTANIFYKTRMCVKFKSGACRNGELCNFAHGMEDLRQPPSNWQEIVGPPVQDREKDRERERERERLSSVSSAGDSNWEDDQKIILRMKLCRKFCFGEECPYGDRCNFIHEDLSKFREENGKLRESLAISVVDPMSVENGVAASHQVEVNRQGGIPVPAAPMINGGGGGVKTVFWKTRLCGKFEKGQCPFGDNCHFAHGQAELLQHSVGRVEGEAMNAVAAASVSKQTVVPANEPFAMKPIAQVTADSSGLNDEGRRKKCLLKWSDSKKINRIYGDWIDDLPVGQKSTKPVES